From one Eleginops maclovinus isolate JMC-PN-2008 ecotype Puerto Natales chromosome 7, JC_Emac_rtc_rv5, whole genome shotgun sequence genomic stretch:
- the si:dkey-251i10.3 gene encoding U3 small nucleolar RNA-associated protein 14 homolog A yields the protein MAKVSKKKVSKKSLRKSSTVTEETAEVRPDVVYDEDDDEDISKDDENISSEEEEDGGDDERKRQKLLEAISALGGKRQKKLGERSEAAVHMSEFTVNAEGEGDKVDLSDLIGTLEKTSAVPARTKKQLKNLQRTNKTIECPLSKQESERIQRDVAFQKASTEVTRWKDIIKQNQRAEQLVFPLDKEPTGPRPMERIVNGWKAQTPLEQEIFALLSANKQPINDPILTPAEEASMRAMSLEEAKIRRAELQKARALQSYYEAKTRRERKIKSKKYHKVQNKAKRKEFLKKFDEMVKTDPAAALEELNKIELGRMQERMSLKHQNSGKWAKSKVIMAKYDEGARKAMQQQLEVNKDLTQKLVTSLDKEEEEEMEAVDEEVLPDFVNDAEQGLDSSNPWMKGKLSVDPAEKVLSDNVDVTTEGPGAVGNPAEEEEGEEEVVETEEETLLREFDSRRKQRQAHEADAAPALSVGPEESTAEEPEASDPEEEELSQFTSLFRGIADSCREADAEMAEAAADSSHTDPSAQLEEGLVRIRALEDMELLSQQESASDGAPVVPPATENLPSVTPPADKTRKRKRGIELKEVLTKETKVIKVPLVPTMEDTEDSEEKLDQRGLIKEAFAGDDVVSDFLKDKRRQEDAAKPQVVDLTLPGWGEWGGTNLKPSRNRRRRFRIKAAPPPPRRDQCLPSVIMSEKRNSSIALHQVNSLPFPFQTHAQFESSIRAPLGRTWNTEQTVRKISKPKVVTQLGAIIQPMSREELMKDKKHVSAGSRSSVDSWKRKR from the coding sequence ATGTCGTATACGATGAAGACGATGATGAAGATATCAGTAAAGACGACGAAAACATcagcagtgaggaagaggaagacggCGGCGATGATGAACGAAAACGCCAGAAGCTGCTGGAAGCCATCAGCGCCCTGGGAGgtaagaggcagaagaagctGGGAGAGAGATCCGAGGCGGCTGTCCACATGTCGGAGTTTACTGTCAACGCAGAGGGGGAGGGCGATAAGGTGGATCTCTCGGACCTCATCGGGACTTTGGAGAAAACCTCCGCTGTCCCTGCCAGGACCAAGAAGCAGCTGAAGAACCTGCAGCGTACTAACAAAACCATTGAGTGCCCCCTCAGCAAGCAGgagagtgagaggattcaaagAGATGTGGCTTTCCAGAAGGCATCCACAGAGGTGACCCGGTGGAAGGACATCATCAAACAGAACCAGAGGGCTGAGCAGTTGGTCTTCCCCCTGGACAAGGAGCCCACGGGTCCTAGGCCTATGGAGAGGATTGTGAACGGATGGAAGGCACAAACTCCGCTAGAGCAGGAGATCTTTGCCCTCCTGTCCGCAAATAAGCAGCCCATCAATGACCCCATCCTGACTCCTGCAGAGGAGGCTTCAATGAGGGCGATGAGCCTGGAGGAGGCCAAGATACGCCGCGCAGAGCTGCAGAAAGCCCGGGCTCTGCAGTCCTACTACGAGGCAAAGACccggagagagagaaaaatcaaGAGCAAAAAATACCACAAAGTGCAGAACAAGGCCAAGCGTAAAGAATTCCTGAAGAAGTTTGACGAGATGGTGAAGACGGACCCTGCCGCTGCCTTAGAGGAGCTGAATAAAATCGAGCTGGGCAGGATGCAGGAGAGGATGTCGCTGAAGCACCAGAACAGTGGCAAGTGGGCCAAGTCAAAGGTGATCATGGCCAAATATGATGAGGGGGCTCGCAAAgccatgcagcagcagctggaggtgaACAAAGACCTGACCCAGAAGCTGGTGACTTCGCTggataaagaggaagaggaggagatggaagCAGTGGATGAAGAGGTGCTGCCTGATTTTGTAAATGATGCAGAGCAAGGACTAGATTCTTCCAATCCCTGGATGAAAGGAAAGCTGTCTGTGGATCCTGCTGAAAAAGTGTTGAGTGACAATGTGGATGTTACAACTGAGGGTCCTGGAGCTGTGGGAAATCcagctgaggaagaagagggtgaggaagaggttgtggaaacagaagaggaaacCCTCCTCAGGGAGTTTGACAGCAGGAGGAAACAGCGACAGGCTCACGAGGCTGACGCAGCACCTGCACTATCTGTGGGCCCTGAGGAGAGTACAGCAGAGGAGCCAGAGGCGTCTGatccagaggaagaggagctgtcACAGTTCACAAGCCTTTTCCGAGGAATAGCAGACAGCTGCCGGGAAGCTGACGCTGAGATGGCTGAGGCAGCTGCAGACTCCAGCCACACAGACCCTTCAGCTCAGCTGGAGGAAGGGCTGGTGAGGATCAGGGCTCTAGAGGACATGGAGCTCCTCAGTCAGCAGGAGTCAGCCAGTGATGGAGCACCTGTTGTGCCCCCTGCTACAGAAAACCTGCCATCTGTAACTCCACCGGCAGACAAAACcaggaaaaggaagaggggaATCGAACTGAAAGAAGTTCTCACCAAAGAAACAAAAGTCATCAAAGTTCCACTCGTCCCAACCATGGAAGACACCGAGGACTCAGAGGAGAAGCTGGATCAAAGGGGGCTCATTAAAGAGGCCTTTGCCGGAGATGACGTGGTCTCAGACTTCCTTAAGGACAAGAGGAGGCAGGAGGATGCAGCAAAGCCACAGGTGGTGGACCTGACTCTTCCTGGTTGGGGCGAGTGGGGAGGGACAAACCTAAAGCCGTCCCGCAACAGACGGAGGAGGTTCAGGATTAAGGCAGCACCCCCTCCTCCCAGAAGAGACCAATGTCTGCCCAGTGTCATCATGtcagagaagagaaacagcTCCATCGCCCTGCATCAGGTGAACTCGCTGCCCTTTCCCTTTCAGACCCACGCACAGTTCGAGAGCTCTATCCGTGCTCCACTGGGTCGCACCTGGAACACGGAGCAGACTGTCAGAAAGATCAGCAAGCCCAAGGTGGTCACCCAGCTGGGCGCCATCATCCAGCCCATGTCTCGTGAGGAGCTGATGAAAGACAAGAAGCATGTCTCTGCTGGGAGCAGGAGTTCTGTGGACTCATGGAAGAGAAAACGTTAG